In Aequorivita sp. H23M31, a single window of DNA contains:
- a CDS encoding pyridoxine 5'-phosphate synthase codes for MTRLSVNINKIATIRNARGGNMPNLLKVAEDIQKFGAQGITIHPRPDERHIKYQDAYDLKSIVKVEYNIEGNPMDNFTKMVLEIKPTQVTLVPDAIDAITSNAGWDTVKHKAYLKEVISEFKRNGIRTSIFVNPDLKMIEGASKTGTDRIELYTEEFAEQYSLGNKAAIKPYTQCAILANELGLGINAGHDLSLENIEYFKQNIPHLLEVSIGHALICESLYDGLEKVIASYLKKLS; via the coding sequence GTGACTAGACTAAGTGTAAATATTAATAAAATAGCTACTATACGGAATGCACGTGGTGGCAACATGCCAAATTTATTGAAAGTGGCAGAGGACATTCAAAAGTTCGGGGCACAGGGAATTACCATTCATCCCAGACCGGACGAGCGTCATATTAAATATCAGGATGCCTACGATTTAAAATCTATTGTGAAGGTAGAATATAATATTGAAGGCAATCCAATGGACAATTTCACAAAAATGGTTCTGGAAATTAAACCTACTCAAGTAACTCTCGTGCCCGATGCCATTGACGCCATTACCTCTAATGCCGGATGGGATACGGTGAAGCACAAGGCTTATTTAAAAGAAGTTATTTCGGAATTTAAACGCAATGGCATCCGCACATCAATCTTTGTAAATCCAGATCTCAAAATGATTGAAGGCGCCTCTAAAACCGGGACGGATAGAATTGAATTGTATACCGAAGAGTTTGCCGAACAATATTCCTTGGGAAATAAAGCAGCTATCAAACCCTACACTCAATGTGCTATATTGGCGAACGAATTGGGATTGGGCATCAACGCTGGTCACGACCTTTCCTTGGAAAATATAGAATACTTTAAGCAGAATATTCCACATCTTTTGGAGGTTAGTATTGGCCACGCCCTTATTTGTGAGTCGCTTTATGATGGGTTGGAGAAAGTAATTGCTTCTTATTTGAAAAAACTTTCGTAA
- a CDS encoding CBS domain-containing protein, with amino-acid sequence MDTESYIINDVEPIDVSVKIREAQSVFNQLTYTHIPVEKNGHYVGCVSENDVYCFETSKTLGDFEYALEPFHVLEDTNWLDVLEAFAVHKSNIMPVLGDDNQYLGYYELSDIMSLFNNTPFLNENGGIIVIEKGIQEYSFSEVCQIVESNGARIFGLFISEINDETVQITLKVGQTGMNSIVQTFRRYNYTVISHHQEDKFLEDLKERSKYLDKYLNI; translated from the coding sequence ATGGACACTGAAAGCTATATAATCAACGATGTAGAACCAATTGATGTTTCTGTCAAAATACGGGAAGCACAAAGTGTTTTTAATCAGCTTACCTATACTCACATTCCGGTAGAAAAAAACGGACATTATGTGGGTTGCGTTTCAGAAAATGATGTCTATTGTTTTGAGACTTCCAAGACGCTTGGAGATTTTGAATATGCCCTTGAGCCCTTTCACGTTCTCGAAGATACCAATTGGCTCGATGTTTTGGAAGCATTTGCAGTTCATAAAAGCAATATTATGCCCGTATTGGGAGATGATAACCAATATCTAGGATATTACGAACTGAGCGATATAATGAGTCTTTTCAACAACACTCCTTTCTTAAATGAGAATGGCGGAATAATCGTAATTGAAAAAGGGATTCAGGAATATTCGTTCAGCGAGGTGTGTCAAATTGTTGAATCTAATGGAGCCCGAATATTCGGTCTCTTTATTTCTGAAATTAATGATGAAACCGTTCAGATAACATTAAAAGTGGGCCAAACAGGAATGAACAGCATTGTCCAAACTTTTAGAAGGTACAATTATACCGTTATCAGTCATCATCAAGAAGATAAATTTCTGGAAGATCTTAAGGAGCGATCCAAATATTTAGATAAATATTTAAATATTTAG
- a CDS encoding NAD kinase, whose protein sequence is MKIGIYGQFYHENSEIYIQMLLDILQKKEFEVFIEKEFLGIINHNQEITKNFSELSTFTTLDSSFDVFFSIGGDGTLLKAVTFVQDLGIPIVGINTGRLGFLATIQKEEMAQSLNQILNGEYSISERTVLTVETDSDDGQMIPLNFALNEVAVNRRNTTSMIKVETLVDNRYLTSYWSDGLIVATPTGSTGYSLSCGGPVIEPNTRGLVLTPIAAHNLTARPLVVPDSAVISLKISGREDTFLLSLDSRIATIQNETWIHIKKAHFSIRLLQLNEDSFIKTIRKKLLWGRTSAINKIFELLGFPFTFQPTNNKIFQRLLMNRDK, encoded by the coding sequence ATGAAAATAGGAATTTACGGTCAATTCTACCACGAAAACTCAGAAATATACATCCAAATGCTCTTGGATATACTTCAGAAAAAAGAGTTTGAGGTTTTTATTGAAAAGGAGTTTTTAGGGATAATCAACCATAACCAAGAGATTACCAAAAACTTTTCTGAGCTTTCAACTTTCACCACGCTCGATTCCAGTTTCGACGTCTTCTTTAGTATTGGAGGGGATGGTACCCTTCTTAAAGCGGTAACTTTTGTTCAGGATTTAGGCATCCCTATTGTGGGAATAAATACCGGAAGACTTGGCTTTTTGGCTACCATTCAAAAGGAAGAAATGGCCCAGAGCTTAAACCAGATTCTTAATGGAGAATATTCAATTTCCGAACGAACGGTTTTAACCGTTGAAACCGATTCGGATGATGGACAAATGATCCCGCTTAATTTTGCTCTTAATGAAGTTGCCGTAAATAGACGCAATACAACCTCTATGATTAAGGTAGAAACCCTAGTGGATAATAGATATCTTACCTCCTATTGGTCTGATGGTTTAATCGTTGCCACGCCTACGGGTTCTACAGGATATTCTCTAAGTTGCGGCGGTCCTGTAATCGAGCCAAATACCAGAGGTCTTGTACTCACTCCCATTGCTGCCCATAATCTCACGGCCCGACCGTTGGTCGTGCCAGATTCCGCGGTCATATCCTTAAAAATCTCTGGTAGGGAAGATACTTTTCTACTTTCATTGGATTCAAGGATCGCTACGATACAAAATGAAACCTGGATTCACATAAAAAAAGCCCATTTTTCTATAAGGTTGCTTCAGCTAAATGAGGACAGCTTCATTAAAACCATTCGGAAAAAGCTGTTATGGGGGAGGACAAGCGCAATTAATAAAATTTTTGAACTCCTTGGATTTCCTTTTACTTTCCAACCCACAAACAATAAAATCTTTCAAAGATTGTTAATGAACAGAGACAAATAG
- the porG gene encoding type IX secretion system protein PorG, whose product MKYFGTVLLFLTTAFLAEAQTYEIGGMAGAANYIGDIGKTNYIHPSTLAVGGIFKWNRSARHAFRASLLVANIKGDDADSDNSRREQRGYSFSNTVKELSIGLEYTFWEFDVHSLESISTPYLYTGLTTFGYSALYKNENNQIEKYDNAISFAIPMVVGYKARVSTNVMMGFEIGARYTFTDNLDGSNPKKGKADDKTLKFGNINNNDWYVFTGITVTFAFGRRPCYCVF is encoded by the coding sequence ATGAAGTATTTCGGTACCGTCCTACTATTTTTAACTACGGCATTTTTGGCGGAGGCCCAGACCTACGAGATTGGTGGTATGGCTGGAGCTGCCAACTATATTGGGGATATTGGAAAAACCAATTACATCCATCCCAGTACCTTGGCAGTAGGAGGAATATTTAAATGGAACCGCAGTGCTCGTCACGCCTTCCGAGCATCGCTTCTAGTAGCAAACATTAAAGGAGACGATGCGGATAGCGACAATAGCCGACGTGAACAACGCGGATATTCTTTTAGCAATACCGTTAAAGAACTTTCAATTGGACTGGAATACACCTTTTGGGAATTTGATGTACATAGCTTAGAATCAATTTCCACTCCTTATCTATATACTGGTCTTACCACTTTTGGTTATTCTGCGCTCTATAAGAACGAAAACAATCAAATTGAAAAATACGACAATGCCATTAGTTTTGCCATTCCCATGGTAGTAGGCTACAAGGCAAGGGTAAGTACAAATGTAATGATGGGATTTGAAATTGGAGCTCGCTATACATTCACGGATAACTTGGATGGCAGCAACCCAAAAAAGGGAAAGGCTGACGACAAAACCTTAAAATTCGGTAACATCAACAATAATGATTGGTATGTGTTCACAGGGATAACCGTTACCTTTGCCTTCGGAAGAAGACCCTGTTACTGCGTTTTTTAA
- a CDS encoding isoprenyl transferase has protein sequence MSTQDQIDTTKLPNHLAIIMDGNGRWAKQKGMFRFKGHETGSKAVREIVEGCAEIGVPFLTLYAFSNENWNRPKMEVELLMKLLVSSLKKEIKTLQDNSIKLNAIGDLGALPPKARAELQKVMDLTKDNKRMTLTLALSYGSRQEIIKTIKEISLKVKNNLISRDDIDETVINNHLYTQNLPDVDLLIRTSGEQRISNFLLWQIAYAELYFTETLWPDYTKEHLFAAILNYQNRERRFGKTSEQLNQ, from the coding sequence ATGAGCACTCAAGACCAGATCGATACCACCAAATTGCCCAACCATCTTGCAATTATTATGGATGGCAATGGCCGATGGGCAAAGCAAAAAGGAATGTTCCGTTTTAAGGGTCATGAAACCGGCAGTAAGGCTGTGCGAGAAATCGTGGAGGGTTGTGCCGAAATTGGAGTTCCATTTTTAACCCTTTATGCCTTTTCAAACGAGAACTGGAACCGTCCTAAAATGGAAGTGGAACTTTTGATGAAACTTCTGGTATCCTCTCTTAAAAAAGAAATCAAGACCCTTCAGGATAATAGCATAAAACTCAATGCTATTGGAGACTTAGGTGCACTGCCACCCAAAGCCCGCGCCGAACTCCAAAAGGTCATGGATTTGACAAAGGACAATAAGAGGATGACCCTCACACTTGCACTGAGTTACGGCTCCAGACAAGAAATAATAAAAACCATTAAAGAGATTAGTCTTAAAGTTAAAAATAACCTAATTTCGCGCGACGATATTGACGAAACGGTTATTAATAATCATCTTTACACGCAAAATTTACCCGACGTGGATTTGTTGATTCGAACCAGTGGCGAACAGCGTATTAGCAACTTCCTATTATGGCAAATAGCGTATGCCGAGCTATATTTTACTGAAACACTTTGGCCGGATTATACGAAAGAACATCTTTTTGCGGCAATATTAAACTATCAAAATAGAGAAAGAAGATTTGGAAAAACCAGTGAACAACTTAATCAATAG
- the bamA gene encoding outer membrane protein assembly factor BamA: protein MNNLINSSLLHIFKKSYCIFLFTILSVWTIPAQQKELDSGRKYTIRSITVTGAQGFNEQTVIAFTGLKKGDRISIPGEKLSQVTKKLWDQNLFSDIAFYVTGVDGDDVDLELYIVELPKLHEVTIEGKGIKKGKKKEIIKDNELKPGVKITHNLLNTTKNYITKKYQKEGFLNTDVDIDVRPIVDSTGTKIAEDLAITVDRGKRVKVKDIDFEGNEHFSDAKLRGAMKKTKQSNFFRFWKRSKFTAEGFEEDKVSILKKYKANGYRDARILDDTLMVLNKKQVALNLKLEEGDKYYFGDIKFIGNSVFTDGQLRQVLGVKKGDVYNGVLLQERIMDDSAPDAEDITNLYQNNGYLAVRINPVEVAVRNDTIDFEIRIMERNLFYFDHVTVVGNDRTNDHVIYRELRTRPGQKYSKRDVIRTLRELGQLQFFDPEQLSPNFKKVDENRGLVDLEYSVVEKGSSQIELQGGYGGGGLVGTLGLSFNNFSLRNIFNLKSYRPLPMGDGQKLSLRAQASSYYQTYSLSLVEPWLGGKKPVQFSTSFSHTVQYLYDYNTRRADKDKSFTITGGSIGLAKKVKWPDDYFVWSNAISFQHYNLNNYNTGLFTFGDGFSNNLAYTIGISRNNTTVNPIYPMAGSDFSISAKLTPPYSAFNNIDYKALNDERALQEDILKDPNSNSSQVEDARIRRSEIDQERFKWLEYYKVKFKGTWYTRLMGKLVLRTNTEFGFLGSYNGDRGAPPFERFYLGGDGLGAYSLDGREVIQLRGYPNQSLSSSDGNTIYNKFSLEVRYPVTLAQMASIYVLGFAEGGAAYNGFKEYNPFELSRSAGFGLRIFMPAFGLLGIDFGYGFDPVLGQTEPHGWETHFIIGQQF, encoded by the coding sequence GTGAACAACTTAATCAATAGTTCCCTATTGCACATATTCAAAAAATCATATTGTATTTTTTTATTTACAATTCTTTCCGTTTGGACAATACCTGCGCAACAAAAAGAACTGGATAGTGGGCGTAAATACACCATTAGGTCTATTACCGTTACAGGAGCCCAAGGTTTTAACGAGCAAACCGTAATCGCTTTTACAGGTTTGAAGAAGGGAGATAGAATATCCATACCTGGTGAAAAACTAAGCCAAGTAACCAAAAAACTTTGGGATCAGAATCTCTTTAGCGATATCGCCTTTTATGTAACTGGAGTGGATGGAGACGATGTAGATTTAGAGCTCTATATCGTAGAACTTCCAAAACTTCACGAAGTTACTATAGAAGGAAAAGGAATTAAAAAGGGCAAAAAGAAGGAGATTATCAAGGACAATGAGCTTAAACCTGGGGTGAAAATAACCCACAACCTTCTTAACACTACCAAGAATTATATCACAAAAAAATATCAGAAAGAAGGATTTCTGAATACCGATGTCGATATAGATGTGCGACCTATCGTGGATTCCACTGGCACCAAGATTGCGGAGGATCTTGCCATTACCGTAGATAGAGGAAAGCGAGTAAAGGTAAAAGATATCGATTTTGAAGGTAATGAGCATTTTTCAGATGCCAAGTTGCGCGGAGCAATGAAGAAAACTAAACAAAGCAACTTCTTTAGATTTTGGAAACGTTCAAAATTTACTGCCGAAGGATTTGAGGAGGATAAGGTATCCATCCTTAAAAAATACAAGGCTAACGGATATCGTGATGCCCGAATTTTGGACGACACTTTGATGGTTCTGAATAAGAAACAGGTTGCACTAAACCTAAAATTGGAAGAAGGTGATAAATACTATTTTGGAGATATCAAGTTTATAGGAAACAGCGTGTTTACCGACGGTCAATTGCGACAGGTTTTGGGAGTTAAAAAAGGTGATGTTTACAATGGAGTTTTGCTTCAGGAACGCATTATGGACGATTCAGCCCCAGATGCCGAGGATATAACAAATCTTTATCAAAACAACGGATATCTTGCTGTACGGATAAATCCAGTAGAGGTGGCCGTTCGAAATGATACCATAGATTTCGAAATTAGGATTATGGAACGTAATCTTTTCTATTTTGACCACGTGACTGTGGTTGGAAACGATCGTACCAACGACCACGTAATCTATAGAGAACTTAGAACCAGACCAGGACAAAAATATAGTAAGCGCGACGTTATCCGTACGCTACGTGAGTTGGGTCAATTACAATTCTTCGATCCAGAACAACTTAGCCCAAATTTTAAAAAGGTTGATGAAAACAGAGGGCTTGTGGATTTAGAATACTCCGTGGTGGAAAAAGGTTCCAGTCAAATAGAACTTCAGGGAGGTTACGGCGGCGGTGGACTTGTGGGAACACTTGGATTATCGTTCAACAACTTCTCACTTCGTAATATTTTTAATCTAAAGTCGTATCGACCCTTGCCAATGGGTGATGGACAAAAACTGTCGCTTAGGGCACAGGCCAGTTCCTATTATCAAACCTACAGCTTATCATTAGTAGAGCCGTGGTTAGGTGGAAAGAAACCCGTTCAGTTTTCTACCTCATTCTCGCATACGGTTCAATATCTATACGATTACAATACGCGACGTGCAGATAAGGACAAGAGTTTTACCATTACAGGTGGATCTATTGGATTGGCCAAAAAAGTTAAGTGGCCGGATGATTATTTTGTATGGTCAAACGCTATCAGTTTCCAACATTACAATTTGAATAACTATAACACCGGATTGTTTACATTCGGAGACGGTTTCTCCAACAACTTGGCATATACAATAGGTATCAGTAGAAACAACACAACTGTGAACCCTATTTATCCAATGGCTGGATCTGATTTCAGTATATCAGCCAAGCTTACGCCTCCATACTCTGCCTTTAACAATATCGATTACAAAGCCTTAAACGACGAACGTGCTTTACAGGAGGATATTCTTAAGGATCCTAATTCAAACAGTAGCCAAGTGGAAGATGCAAGAATCCGTAGATCTGAAATTGATCAGGAAAGGTTTAAATGGCTTGAATATTATAAGGTAAAATTCAAAGGAACGTGGTACACCCGATTAATGGGGAAACTCGTTTTACGAACCAATACTGAATTCGGATTTTTGGGATCGTACAATGGAGATAGAGGTGCGCCACCTTTTGAAAGATTCTATCTAGGTGGTGATGGGCTTGGAGCCTATAGTTTAGATGGCCGTGAGGTAATCCAATTAAGAGGTTATCCTAACCAGTCTTTGAGCAGCTCTGATGGAAATACGATTTACAATAAATTTTCGTTAGAAGTAAGATATCCAGTAACTTTGGCACAAATGGCTTCCATTTATGTTTTAGGTTTTGCTGAGGGAGGTGCCGCCTATAATGGATTTAAAGAATACAATCCGTTTGAACTCAGCCGCTCCGCCGGATTTGGTTTACGTATATTTATGCCAGCATTCGGACTTTTGGGAATAGATTTCGGTTATGGATTTGATCCGGTTCTAGGACAGACTGAACCTCATGGATGGGAAACTCATTTTATAATTGGACAACAATTTTAA
- a CDS encoding OmpH/Skp family outer membrane protein — protein sequence MKTKKLILFTFAILCFGYMATAQRGVRIGYIDMEYILESVPEYREATTQLEGKVQRWKQDLEKSQKEVDQMKLNLANERVLLTPELIEEREEDIKVKEDEILTYQQARFGPNGDLMIQRRQLVQPIQDQVFNIVQEIAENKKYDFIFDKSADVVMLFAAKRNDISDEVLRSIERAGRRVQAQSKKEKREIEMQERLSPEKQEAMTEREKEMQAKREEREQAMAEKKEEREQAMEEKRSELDKALEEKQQEREKAIEDRKTEREEMMAKRQQERDSIRAAKKQEFEERRQKMIDDRERRRDSILNARQKN from the coding sequence ATGAAGACCAAAAAATTAATCCTTTTCACCTTTGCCATATTATGCTTCGGCTATATGGCAACTGCACAACGAGGCGTGCGGATAGGTTATATAGATATGGAGTATATCCTCGAGAGTGTGCCAGAGTATAGAGAGGCAACAACACAACTTGAGGGAAAGGTACAGCGTTGGAAGCAGGATCTGGAGAAGAGCCAGAAGGAGGTGGACCAAATGAAACTCAACCTTGCCAACGAAAGAGTTCTTCTTACACCTGAATTGATTGAGGAACGTGAAGAAGATATTAAAGTAAAAGAGGATGAAATTCTCACATACCAACAAGCTCGATTTGGACCAAATGGCGATCTAATGATCCAGAGAAGACAGTTGGTGCAGCCAATCCAAGATCAAGTTTTTAACATTGTTCAGGAAATAGCTGAAAACAAAAAATACGATTTCATATTCGATAAATCGGCAGACGTGGTAATGCTTTTCGCCGCAAAAAGAAATGACATTAGTGATGAAGTACTTCGAAGCATAGAACGTGCAGGACGTAGAGTCCAGGCTCAATCTAAAAAAGAAAAGCGCGAAATTGAAATGCAGGAACGTCTTTCTCCAGAGAAGCAGGAAGCAATGACCGAGCGCGAAAAGGAAATGCAGGCGAAAAGAGAAGAGCGCGAACAGGCTATGGCAGAAAAGAAAGAAGAACGCGAGCAAGCGATGGAAGAGAAACGTTCAGAACTTGATAAAGCTCTAGAAGAAAAACAGCAAGAACGCGAAAAAGCCATTGAGGATAGAAAGACCGAGCGTGAGGAAATGATGGCTAAACGCCAGCAGGAAAGAGATTCGATTAGAGCAGCCAAAAAACAAGAATTTGAGGAGCGGCGACAAAAAATGATTGACGATCGAGAACGCCGAAGGGATTCAATATTGAACGCTCGCCAAAAGAACTAA
- a CDS encoding OmpH/Skp family outer membrane protein: MKKMKTILVALAIFAGATSFVNAQSKIAHINAQELIESMPDFKAAQTSIEKVQKTYDTEIKAMVKELEAKAKLYDSEAESKTDEENAKRVSEINGMQDNIQAYRQQALQDLEKKKSDIFKPILEKAQSAIQKVGRAQGYQYVLDSTMGSGIILADGKDLMADVKKDLGI; this comes from the coding sequence ATGAAAAAAATGAAAACAATACTGGTTGCATTGGCCATTTTCGCGGGAGCCACAAGTTTTGTGAACGCCCAATCAAAAATTGCACATATCAATGCACAGGAGTTGATTGAATCTATGCCCGATTTTAAAGCAGCCCAAACTTCAATTGAAAAAGTTCAGAAAACATATGACACTGAAATCAAGGCCATGGTAAAAGAATTGGAAGCCAAAGCTAAATTATACGATAGTGAGGCAGAATCAAAAACAGATGAAGAAAACGCTAAAAGAGTGTCTGAAATAAATGGAATGCAAGACAATATCCAAGCATACAGACAACAAGCTCTTCAGGATTTGGAAAAGAAAAAATCGGATATTTTCAAACCAATTCTGGAAAAAGCGCAATCAGCAATTCAGAAAGTAGGGCGTGCCCAGGGTTATCAATATGTATTGGATTCTACCATGGGTAGTGGTATTATCCTAGCCGACGGTAAAGACCTTATGGCTGACGTTAAGAAGGATTTAGGTATCTAA
- a CDS encoding gamma carbonic anhydrase family protein yields the protein MIIKSVNGKSPQIPEDCYIAENATIVGDVVMGKQCSVWFNAVIRGDVNFIKIGDKVNIQDGAVIHATYQTSPTTIGNNVSIGHNAIVHGCTIEDNVLIGMGSIVMDDCVIESNTIIAAGAVVSKNTRVESGSIYAGIPAKKLKDLSPELTKGEIERIANNYVMYAGWFK from the coding sequence ATGATAATCAAATCTGTTAACGGAAAATCTCCACAGATACCTGAGGATTGCTATATAGCCGAAAATGCCACTATTGTTGGCGATGTGGTTATGGGAAAGCAGTGCAGTGTATGGTTTAATGCCGTTATTAGAGGAGATGTCAATTTCATTAAAATAGGAGATAAGGTAAACATCCAGGATGGAGCGGTTATTCATGCTACTTACCAAACTTCGCCCACTACTATAGGGAACAATGTTTCTATTGGGCACAATGCCATTGTCCATGGTTGTACCATTGAGGATAATGTATTGATAGGAATGGGAAGTATCGTGATGGATGATTGTGTTATAGAGAGCAACACGATTATTGCTGCGGGCGCTGTGGTTTCTAAAAATACCAGAGTCGAGAGCGGAAGCATTTACGCAGGCATTCCGGCCAAAAAGCTTAAGGATTTAAGTCCGGAACTAACTAAGGGCGAAATTGAACGAATTGCGAATAATTATGTGATGTATGCGGGATGGTTTAAATGA
- a CDS encoding PorP/SprF family type IX secretion system membrane protein, with product MNIKQISLIVLFLSSLYGFSQDGIPVYSDYFADNLYLLHPSMAGAASHNQIRLTARQQWFDQKDAPNLQTLSFNARLGERSGIGAIAFNDKNGYHSQTGGYLTYAHHIMFSRSEADLNQLSFGLSVGLTQSKLDETSFDLSDFDPVIAGIMQSTSYFNVDAGVSYNFLDFSSHFTVKNIIFQNRSLYSQEYESNNQRRYLFSAAYAIGRYGAPWSYEPSVLFQWAERTNESAVDINFKAYREMDFGKLWGGVSYRRSLDGAEYKSGSQIKNQKLQYISPVLGINFNNFLFAYTYSYQTGSVRFESGGFHQITLGYNFLGGRAEPYDCHCPAVN from the coding sequence ATGAACATAAAGCAAATTTCCCTAATTGTACTTTTTTTATCTTCTTTATATGGATTTTCCCAAGATGGAATTCCAGTATATTCCGATTATTTCGCTGATAACCTATATTTATTACACCCTTCGATGGCTGGTGCTGCCAGTCATAACCAAATAAGATTGACTGCTAGGCAACAGTGGTTTGACCAAAAAGACGCTCCAAATCTCCAAACTCTCAGTTTTAATGCTCGTCTGGGTGAGCGTTCCGGAATAGGTGCCATTGCCTTTAACGATAAGAATGGATATCATTCTCAAACTGGAGGGTATCTTACCTACGCCCACCATATTATGTTTTCAAGAAGTGAAGCCGATCTGAACCAATTATCTTTTGGTTTGAGCGTGGGGCTTACCCAATCTAAACTGGATGAGACCAGTTTTGATCTTTCCGACTTCGATCCTGTAATTGCTGGTATTATGCAGAGTACCTCCTACTTTAATGTCGATGCCGGTGTATCCTATAACTTCCTGGACTTTTCGAGCCACTTTACCGTAAAGAATATCATTTTCCAAAATAGATCACTTTATTCACAGGAATATGAATCGAACAACCAACGTAGATATTTATTTTCCGCAGCTTACGCCATAGGAAGATATGGAGCACCTTGGAGTTATGAGCCGTCCGTACTTTTTCAATGGGCCGAACGTACTAACGAAAGTGCCGTGGATATAAACTTTAAGGCCTACCGAGAAATGGATTTTGGAAAGTTATGGGGTGGAGTATCTTATCGACGCAGTTTGGATGGAGCTGAATATAAAAGTGGATCCCAGATTAAAAATCAAAAGCTTCAATATATCTCCCCGGTTCTTGGTATCAATTTTAATAATTTTCTTTTTGCATATACCTATTCCTATCAAACGGGTAGTGTAAGGTTTGAGAGTGGTGGATTTCATCAAATCACTCTTGGATACAACTTCTTGGGCGGTAGAGCAGAACCATATGATTGCCACTGTCCAGCGGTTAATTAA
- a CDS encoding NifU family protein codes for MTQFNIEISKTSNPDILKFTADSFLTRSSSHEFKNIDDAKSSPLAQELFYLPFVKTVYISQNFIAIEKYDIIAWEDVQEEVASSISEYLNSGRPAITDFTVSKKIPTTVYAESTPNPAVMKFVANMTLVKAAYEYKDSYEAIQSPLARALFNFPFVKEVFINTNHVSVMKYEVVDWADIVMEIREFIRKFLQDGKTVLNEDLNINGSGDSFSALETAQKTRTGIEKKIIAILEEYVEPAVANDGGQIVLDSFNEDTKVVKVILKGACSGCPSSTVTLKSGIETILKQMLPGEINTVEAVNG; via the coding sequence GTGACTCAATTTAACATAGAAATTTCTAAAACTTCTAATCCAGACATCCTAAAGTTTACCGCAGATTCTTTCTTGACGCGATCTTCTAGCCACGAATTCAAAAACATCGACGATGCTAAATCAAGTCCGTTGGCACAGGAACTTTTTTATTTACCCTTTGTAAAAACGGTTTACATATCACAGAATTTCATTGCTATTGAAAAGTATGATATAATAGCTTGGGAAGATGTTCAAGAAGAAGTGGCAAGTTCAATTTCTGAATACCTAAACTCGGGAAGACCAGCAATTACAGATTTTACGGTCTCAAAAAAAATACCCACCACGGTTTACGCAGAAAGTACCCCAAACCCGGCGGTAATGAAATTCGTGGCAAATATGACTTTGGTTAAGGCCGCTTATGAGTACAAAGACAGTTACGAAGCCATTCAGTCTCCATTGGCCAGGGCTTTGTTTAATTTTCCATTTGTAAAAGAGGTTTTTATCAACACCAATCACGTTTCGGTGATGAAATATGAGGTTGTGGATTGGGCGGACATTGTAATGGAAATACGCGAATTTATCCGAAAGTTCCTTCAGGACGGGAAAACAGTTTTAAACGAAGACCTGAACATTAATGGCTCTGGAGATTCCTTTTCAGCATTGGAAACCGCACAAAAAACACGCACCGGCATCGAGAAAAAGATAATCGCCATTCTGGAAGAATATGTGGAACCAGCGGTTGCCAACGATGGTGGCCAAATTGTTTTGGATTCGTTTAATGAGGACACTAAGGTTGTTAAAGTAATTTTAAAAGGAGCCTGTAGTGGATGTCCATCCTCTACCGTTACTCTTAAAAGTGGTATAGAAACCATTCTTAAACAAATGTTGCCTGGCGAGATTAATACTGTTGAGGCAGTAAATGGGTAA
- a CDS encoding dodecin family protein, protein MAVLKVIEILANSKESWEDAARQAVKEASKTVKNIRSIYIKDQSCVVDGEQITHFRVTVKVTFEVK, encoded by the coding sequence ATGGCAGTATTAAAAGTAATTGAAATTTTAGCAAATTCTAAAGAAAGTTGGGAAGATGCAGCTAGACAGGCAGTAAAAGAAGCATCCAAAACAGTAAAAAATATTCGCTCCATATATATAAAGGACCAAAGTTGTGTTGTTGATGGAGAACAGATTACCCATTTTCGAGTGACGGTTAAAGTTACTTTCGAAGTAAAATAA